One Pseudonocardia abyssalis DNA segment encodes these proteins:
- a CDS encoding 2-oxo acid dehydrogenase subunit E2, with protein MSVSVTMPELGESVTEATVTRWLKDVGDTVAVDEPLLEVSTDKVDTEIPSPVAGTVLELLVGEDEVVEVGGLLAHVGEAGESCAVTTEPVTDRKPAPAAAPAESTAVQRARAEPAPAAPVAPNPVVEQAAEPAPREEPRRAGRSTSAEMAGTQVPMSRLRQIIAQRMTESLTLSAQLTTVQEVDVTRVARLRVAAKDDFTRREGIKLTFLPFIAKAVVETLATFPALNASISEDGKSAIYHDAVHLAVAVDTPRGLLIPVIRNAQELGVVGLARRIADVAERTRTNTITADELSGGTFTITNIGSVGALFDTPIINQPQVAILATGAVYRTPAVITGPDGEDQIAVRSRCYLPMTYDHRLVDGADAGRFVSAVRARLEEGAFGEELGM; from the coding sequence ATGTCCGTCTCCGTCACCATGCCCGAGCTCGGGGAGAGCGTCACCGAAGCAACGGTGACCCGCTGGCTCAAGGACGTCGGCGACACGGTCGCGGTCGACGAGCCCTTGCTCGAGGTCTCCACGGACAAGGTCGACACCGAGATCCCCTCGCCGGTGGCGGGCACAGTGCTCGAGCTGCTCGTCGGTGAGGACGAGGTGGTCGAGGTCGGCGGCCTGCTCGCGCATGTCGGCGAGGCGGGCGAGTCCTGCGCCGTCACAACGGAACCGGTGACCGACAGGAAGCCCGCGCCGGCGGCCGCGCCCGCGGAAAGCACCGCCGTCCAGCGTGCGCGTGCGGAACCGGCGCCTGCGGCGCCGGTCGCCCCGAATCCGGTTGTCGAGCAGGCCGCAGAGCCGGCCCCACGCGAGGAGCCGCGCCGAGCCGGACGGTCGACGTCGGCCGAGATGGCAGGCACGCAGGTACCGATGTCGCGGCTGCGGCAGATCATCGCTCAGCGCATGACGGAGTCCTTGACCTTGTCGGCGCAGCTGACCACGGTCCAGGAGGTCGACGTCACCCGAGTTGCCCGCTTGCGGGTCGCGGCGAAGGACGACTTCACCCGGCGCGAAGGCATCAAGCTGACGTTCCTGCCGTTCATCGCGAAAGCCGTGGTCGAGACGTTGGCGACCTTCCCCGCTCTCAACGCCTCGATCTCCGAGGACGGCAAGTCGGCGATCTATCACGACGCCGTCCACCTCGCCGTCGCCGTTGACACCCCACGGGGGCTGCTCATCCCGGTCATACGGAACGCCCAGGAGCTGGGTGTCGTCGGGCTCGCCCGCCGTATCGCGGACGTTGCCGAGCGCACCCGCACGAACACCATCACGGCAGACGAACTCAGCGGCGGCACGTTCACGATCACCAACATCGGCAGCGTCGGTGCCTTGTTCGACACTCCCATCATCAACCAGCCGCAGGTCGCGATCCTGGCCACGGGAGCCGTCTACCGAACTCCTGCTGTGATCACCGGCCCGGACGGTGAGGACCAGATCGCCGTCCGCTCTCGTTGCTACCTTCCGATGACCTACGACCACCGTCTGGTCGACGGTGCCGACGCCGGCCGCTTCGTCAGCGCGGTCCGAGCCCGTCTGGAAGAGGGGGCTTTCGGCGAGGAGCTGGGCATGTGA
- a CDS encoding helix-turn-helix transcriptional regulator gives MQRALDFIHENIAEPIGLADIASAAGVSARSLQIAFSRNLTSTPMAVLRDLRLTRVHEELSSNDPESATVSSIATRWGFLHQGRFGQQYRARYGCRPVDTLRRNH, from the coding sequence GTGCAGCGCGCCCTCGATTTCATCCACGAGAACATCGCCGAGCCGATCGGTCTGGCCGACATCGCGAGCGCCGCCGGGGTTTCGGCCCGTTCACTGCAGATCGCCTTCAGCCGCAACCTCACTTCTACCCCCATGGCGGTGTTGCGCGACCTGCGCCTCACCCGTGTTCACGAGGAGCTGTCCTCGAACGACCCGGAGTCAGCGACCGTCTCGAGCATCGCGACGCGGTGGGGTTTCCTGCATCAGGGTCGCTTCGGTCAGCAGTACCGGGCCCGTTACGGATGCCGCCCCGTCGACACGCTCCGAAGGAACCACTGA
- a CDS encoding IS256 family transposase, which translates to MLTVVPGAADADEPHRDGGSLIDELVREGARRMLAEALQAEVDDYIARHVGERDEHGRRLVVRNGTHQPREVLTSAGAVEVTVPRVNDRRTDPQTGERARFSSAILPPWCRKTPKITEVLPLLYLHGLSTSDFVPALGQFLGSTAGLSAPVITKLTETWKAEQRTFAARDLSRADYVYLWADGIHVNIRLEEHKLCLLVLIGVRADGRKELVALADGYRESTESWADLLRDAARRGMRAPVLAVGDGALGFWAALREVFPATREQRCWFHKIANVLGALPKSAHPGAKKALAEIWNAEDRRHALDAVKAFEAAYGAKFPKAVAKITDDVEVLLAVYDFPAEHWIHLRTTNPIESTFATVRHRTKITRGPGSRAAGLAMAFKLIEAAQDRWRAVNGPHLVALVRAGALFVNGKLVERPDDHHQPEAA; encoded by the coding sequence GTGCTCACCGTAGTTCCTGGAGCTGCCGACGCAGATGAACCCCACCGGGACGGCGGCTCGCTGATCGACGAGCTGGTCCGCGAGGGCGCCCGCCGGATGCTCGCCGAGGCTCTGCAGGCCGAGGTCGACGACTACATTGCCCGCCACGTCGGCGAGCGCGACGAGCACGGCCGCCGGCTGGTCGTGCGCAACGGCACCCACCAGCCCCGCGAGGTGCTCACCAGCGCCGGCGCGGTCGAGGTGACCGTGCCGCGGGTGAACGACCGGCGCACCGACCCGCAGACCGGGGAGCGGGCGCGGTTCTCCTCGGCGATCCTGCCGCCCTGGTGCCGCAAGACCCCGAAGATCACCGAAGTGCTGCCGCTGCTCTACCTGCACGGGCTCTCGACCAGCGACTTCGTGCCCGCCCTGGGCCAGTTCCTCGGCTCGACCGCCGGGCTCTCGGCGCCGGTGATCACGAAGCTGACCGAGACCTGGAAGGCCGAACAGCGCACCTTCGCCGCCCGCGACCTGTCCAGAGCCGACTACGTCTACCTGTGGGCCGACGGGATCCACGTCAACATCCGCCTCGAAGAACACAAGCTGTGCCTGCTCGTGCTGATCGGCGTCCGTGCTGACGGGCGCAAGGAGCTCGTCGCGCTGGCCGATGGCTACCGCGAGTCGACCGAGTCCTGGGCGGACCTGCTGCGCGATGCCGCCCGGCGAGGGATGCGCGCCCCGGTCCTCGCGGTCGGAGACGGCGCGCTGGGGTTCTGGGCCGCGCTGCGCGAGGTGTTCCCCGCGACCCGCGAGCAGCGCTGCTGGTTCCACAAGATCGCCAACGTGCTCGGCGCCCTCCCGAAATCCGCGCACCCGGGGGCGAAGAAGGCACTCGCGGAGATCTGGAACGCCGAAGACCGCCGCCACGCCCTCGACGCCGTGAAAGCATTCGAGGCCGCCTACGGGGCGAAATTCCCGAAGGCGGTCGCGAAGATCACCGACGATGTCGAGGTGCTGCTCGCGGTCTACGACTTCCCCGCCGAGCACTGGATCCACCTGCGCACCACGAACCCCATCGAGTCGACCTTCGCCACCGTCCGGCACCGCACGAAGATCACTCGCGGTCCCGGCTCGCGGGCAGCCGGGCTGGCGATGGCGTTCAAGCTCATCGAGGCCGCCCAGGACCGCTGGCGCGCCGTGAACGGCCCACACCTGGTCGCGCTCGTCCGCGCCGGCGCCCTGTTCGTCAACGGCAAGCTCGTCGAACGACCCGACGACCACCACCAACCGGAAGCCGCCTAA
- a CDS encoding bifunctional 3,4-dihydroxy-2-butanone-4-phosphate synthase/GTP cyclohydrolase II: MTRSTDNHGPHLPAMPSTLAVQYAVAALAAGRMVVVTDDADRENEGDLILPAATATAEQVAFVVRHTTGILCAPMPASRADALNLPLMVEENTDAHGTAFTVTVDHRSCGTGVAAADRAASLRALADPATRPEDLRRPGHVFPLRARDGGVLVRAGHTEAAVDLLRLSGHEPVGVIGEIVAADGSMARGELLRTFAAEHDLPILAIADLVRYRRATERLVEPVATSAMPTVFGDFRAVVYRSTIDGTEHLALVHGDVAAASHTDRGALVRVHSECLTGDIIGSLRCDCGAQLEQALRAIVAEGAGAVVYLRGHEGRGIGLAHKIRAYALQESGLDTVDANTAQGLPVDSRSYGTGAQVLVDLGITRLRLITNNPAKYGGLDGYGLEILGRVGLPTSTSPHNVRYLRTKQERMGHLLSGGESTG, translated from the coding sequence ATGACGCGCTCCACTGACAACCACGGTCCGCATTTACCGGCGATGCCGTCGACACTTGCCGTTCAGTATGCCGTCGCCGCGCTCGCGGCCGGGCGAATGGTGGTCGTCACCGACGACGCAGACCGGGAGAACGAGGGTGACCTGATCCTGCCGGCCGCTACTGCCACAGCCGAACAGGTCGCGTTCGTCGTACGCCACACCACCGGCATCCTCTGCGCTCCCATGCCGGCATCACGAGCCGACGCACTCAACCTGCCTCTGATGGTCGAGGAGAACACCGACGCGCACGGGACGGCCTTCACCGTCACCGTCGACCACCGCAGCTGCGGAACCGGGGTGGCGGCCGCCGACCGCGCTGCGAGCCTCCGTGCTCTCGCGGATCCGGCCACCCGGCCCGAAGACCTGCGACGCCCCGGACACGTCTTCCCGCTTCGAGCCCGAGACGGCGGCGTCCTCGTCCGTGCGGGGCACACTGAGGCCGCAGTCGATCTGCTGCGCCTGTCCGGGCACGAACCTGTCGGAGTGATCGGAGAGATCGTCGCTGCGGACGGGTCGATGGCGCGAGGAGAACTGCTGCGGACCTTCGCCGCCGAACACGACCTGCCGATCCTCGCGATCGCTGACCTCGTGCGGTACCGGCGAGCTACGGAGCGACTGGTCGAGCCCGTCGCCACCTCGGCGATGCCGACGGTGTTCGGGGACTTCCGGGCGGTTGTGTACCGATCGACGATCGACGGTACGGAGCATCTCGCCCTGGTCCACGGCGACGTCGCCGCCGCCAGCCACACCGACCGTGGCGCGCTGGTCCGGGTGCACAGCGAATGCCTCACCGGCGACATCATCGGGTCATTGCGTTGCGACTGCGGGGCACAGCTCGAGCAGGCACTTCGTGCGATCGTCGCCGAAGGGGCCGGCGCTGTCGTCTATCTCCGCGGCCACGAAGGTCGCGGGATCGGCCTGGCACACAAGATCCGCGCCTACGCGCTGCAGGAGTCCGGCCTGGACACCGTCGACGCCAACACCGCGCAGGGGCTCCCGGTCGACAGCCGCTCGTACGGCACCGGTGCGCAGGTCCTGGTCGATCTCGGCATCACCCGGCTCCGGCTCATCACGAACAACCCCGCCAAGTACGGCGGCCTTGATGGGTACGGCCTGGAGATCCTCGGCCGCGTCGGTCTCCCGACCAGTACCTCGCCACACAACGTCCGCTACCTGCGTACGAAGCAGGAGCGCATGGGGCACCTCCTATCAGGGGGCGAGAGTACGGGTTGA
- a CDS encoding flavin reductase family protein — MSADIGPPLLGIASFRMSDRTHTGVTSVDPLYMRSVLGHFPSGIVVITAITPEGPVGFTCQSFSSLSLDPPLVSFAPARSSATWPRIREAGRFCVNILADDHAEISTAFARSGTDKFTGVPWTPAPSGAPRLYGVAAWIDCALHEEFPGGDHTIVLGLVQDLSADASRSPLLFHRGAYGISPLRIESKSQ; from the coding sequence ATGTCGGCGGATATCGGGCCGCCGCTGCTCGGCATAGCCTCGTTCCGCATGAGTGACCGGACGCACACCGGGGTAACCTCGGTCGACCCCTTGTACATGCGCAGCGTGCTGGGCCATTTCCCGTCCGGCATCGTCGTGATCACCGCGATCACGCCGGAAGGACCGGTCGGCTTCACGTGCCAGTCGTTCAGCTCCCTGTCGCTCGATCCGCCTCTGGTGTCCTTCGCGCCGGCCCGCAGCTCGGCGACGTGGCCACGCATCCGGGAAGCAGGACGATTCTGTGTGAACATCCTGGCCGACGATCACGCAGAAATCAGCACTGCGTTCGCGCGCTCGGGAACCGACAAGTTCACCGGCGTGCCGTGGACGCCTGCCCCGTCCGGCGCGCCTCGGCTGTACGGGGTGGCCGCGTGGATCGACTGCGCGCTGCATGAGGAGTTTCCCGGCGGTGACCACACGATCGTCCTGGGGCTGGTTCAGGACCTCAGTGCGGACGCGTCGCGGTCGCCGTTGCTTTTCCACCGCGGCGCCTACGGCATTTCGCCCTTGCGGATCGAGAGCAAGTCACAGTAG
- a CDS encoding PadR family transcriptional regulator gives MSEDGIRLSPTSYVVLGLIHLRGPSTPYELESAVRKSVEYFWTFPHSQLYREPDRLTASGHLTVDQEPGGRRRKVFALTPRGRSALDTWLTRPVEDVFEMRDEAVLQLFFSDQLTATALVDLARHEIALYQRRLDEYERIAARELPRHGQDRRMAPLRLGIKLAEAFREFWEEIAADPPPPTPVPDPVDGPPGRLC, from the coding sequence ATGAGCGAGGACGGAATCCGCCTGAGCCCCACCTCGTACGTCGTTCTGGGACTGATCCACCTGCGGGGCCCGTCGACGCCGTACGAGCTCGAGAGCGCGGTCCGGAAGTCCGTGGAGTACTTCTGGACGTTCCCGCACTCCCAGCTCTACCGGGAGCCCGACCGCCTCACCGCCTCCGGCCATCTCACCGTCGACCAGGAGCCGGGCGGCCGGCGCCGCAAGGTCTTCGCGCTGACCCCGCGGGGCCGCTCGGCGCTGGACACCTGGCTGACCCGGCCCGTCGAGGACGTGTTCGAGATGCGCGACGAGGCGGTGCTGCAACTGTTCTTCAGCGATCAGCTCACGGCCACGGCTCTCGTCGACCTCGCCCGCCACGAGATCGCCCTCTACCAGCGACGACTCGACGAGTACGAGCGAATCGCCGCACGCGAGCTCCCCCGCCACGGCCAGGACCGCCGCATGGCACCGCTACGCCTGGGGATCAAGCTCGCCGAGGCCTTCCGCGAGTTCTGGGAGGAGATCGCCGCGGACCCCCCACCGCCGACCCCGGTTCCCGACCCGGTCGACGGCCCGCCCGGGCGGCTGTGTTAG
- a CDS encoding AMP-binding protein: protein MDVPEPTTIGAALDAAARRDPAAPALVEGRADGREPRRWTYADLADASTRVARALLTSFSPGDRVAVWATNRPEWVLLQMGAALAGIVLVTVNPAYRDSEVAYVLRQSRAHGLFVEPTVRSRDLLAVALGVAADLPTLHTVVSLDDWPDFLGAAGPADLPSVDPREPAQIQYTSGTTGFPKGALLSHGGLALNGRVYAETIGAGPGDVWVNPMPLFHTAGCGLVTLGALQTGGCHVLPPGFDADLMLDLFERHRGTVLLSVPTMLIRMLDAQAARPRGIGAWRLATLGGAPVPTELVRRAERELGVAVGIGFGQTEASPYITHTVPDDPHPAWSETVGRPLPGVEVRVVDPGTGEAVPVGGSGEICTRGRCVMLEYFDDDTATAAAIDGDGWLHTGDVGSLDEHGYLRLSGRITDLIIRGGENIYPREVEDVLYGHGAVAHAAVVGLPDEHWGEIVAAFVQPRDGRGIDVTELEALCRTALASYKVPRVWQVVDGFPQTASGKIQKFVLRDDWMAAHPR, encoded by the coding sequence ATGGACGTCCCGGAGCCGACCACGATCGGCGCGGCTCTCGATGCGGCCGCCCGCCGCGATCCCGCCGCCCCCGCCCTGGTCGAGGGGCGGGCGGACGGGCGGGAGCCCCGCCGTTGGACCTACGCCGACCTCGCCGACGCGTCCACCCGCGTGGCCCGGGCCCTGCTCACGTCGTTCTCCCCGGGTGACCGCGTCGCGGTGTGGGCGACCAACCGGCCCGAGTGGGTCCTGCTGCAGATGGGCGCGGCGCTCGCCGGGATCGTGCTCGTCACCGTCAACCCGGCCTACCGCGACAGCGAGGTCGCCTACGTGCTGCGGCAGTCGCGGGCGCACGGGCTGTTCGTCGAGCCGACGGTGCGCTCGCGCGACCTGCTGGCCGTCGCGCTCGGCGTGGCCGCCGACCTGCCGACGCTGCACACGGTCGTCTCCCTCGACGACTGGCCGGACTTCCTGGGAGCCGCCGGGCCGGCCGACCTGCCGTCGGTCGACCCGCGGGAGCCCGCCCAGATCCAGTACACGTCCGGCACCACCGGGTTCCCCAAGGGCGCGTTGCTGTCGCACGGCGGGCTGGCCCTCAACGGCCGCGTCTACGCCGAGACGATCGGGGCGGGGCCGGGCGACGTCTGGGTCAACCCGATGCCGCTGTTCCACACCGCGGGATGCGGCCTCGTGACGCTGGGGGCGCTGCAGACGGGCGGCTGTCACGTGCTCCCGCCCGGCTTCGACGCCGACCTGATGCTCGACCTGTTCGAACGGCACCGCGGCACGGTGCTGCTGTCGGTGCCCACGATGCTCATCCGCATGCTCGACGCCCAGGCGGCGCGGCCCCGCGGCATCGGCGCGTGGCGCCTCGCGACGCTGGGCGGTGCACCGGTCCCCACCGAGCTGGTCCGGCGGGCGGAGCGTGAGCTGGGGGTGGCGGTGGGCATCGGGTTCGGGCAGACCGAGGCGTCGCCCTACATCACCCACACCGTGCCCGACGACCCGCATCCCGCGTGGTCCGAGACCGTCGGGCGGCCGCTGCCGGGGGTGGAGGTGCGGGTCGTCGATCCCGGCACCGGGGAGGCGGTCCCGGTCGGGGGATCCGGCGAGATCTGCACCCGCGGCCGGTGTGTGATGCTGGAGTACTTCGACGACGACACCGCCACGGCAGCCGCGATCGACGGCGACGGGTGGCTGCACACCGGCGACGTCGGCTCGCTGGACGAGCACGGCTACCTGCGCCTCAGCGGGCGGATCACGGACCTGATCATCCGCGGTGGGGAGAACATCTACCCGCGCGAGGTCGAGGACGTGCTGTACGGGCACGGCGCCGTGGCGCACGCCGCGGTGGTCGGCCTGCCCGACGAGCACTGGGGCGAGATCGTCGCCGCGTTCGTCCAGCCGCGCGACGGTCGCGGGATCGACGTGACCGAACTGGAGGCGTTGTGCCGCACCGCGTTGGCGTCCTACAAGGTTCCGCGCGTCTGGCAGGTCGTCGACGGGTTCCCGCAGACGGCGTCGGGCAAGATCCAGAAGTTCGTGCTGCGCGACGACTGGATGGCCGCACACCCGCGATGA
- the orn gene encoding oligoribonuclease, giving the protein MNDRLVWIDCEMTGLDLQSDALIEIACLVTDGDLNVLGEGVDVVIHADESALAAMPDVVRDMHAHSGLTEEVRRSAVTLREAEEQVLAYVREHVPDVRTAPLAGNSIGTDRGFIGRDMPELDAHLHYRMVDVSSIKELCRRWFPRVFYAKPEKGLAHRALADIEESIRELAYYRGTLFVAQPGPSTEQAQAVAAALAPRG; this is encoded by the coding sequence GTGAACGACCGTCTGGTGTGGATCGACTGCGAGATGACCGGCCTCGACCTGCAGAGCGACGCTCTGATCGAGATCGCCTGCCTGGTCACCGACGGTGACCTGAACGTGCTCGGCGAGGGGGTGGACGTCGTCATCCACGCCGACGAGTCCGCGCTCGCCGCGATGCCCGACGTGGTCCGCGACATGCACGCGCACTCCGGCCTCACCGAGGAGGTCCGCCGCTCCGCGGTGACGCTGCGCGAGGCCGAGGAGCAGGTGCTCGCCTACGTCAGGGAGCACGTCCCCGACGTCCGCACCGCCCCGCTCGCCGGCAACTCCATCGGCACCGACCGCGGCTTCATCGGCCGCGACATGCCCGAGCTCGACGCCCACCTGCACTACCGCATGGTCGACGTCAGCTCGATCAAGGAGCTGTGCCGCCGCTGGTTCCCGCGGGTGTTCTACGCGAAGCCGGAGAAGGGCCTCGCCCACCGCGCACTCGCCGACATCGAGGAGTCGATCCGCGAGCTCGCCTACTACCGCGGCACGCTGTTCGTCGCCCAGCCCGGCCCGAGCACCGAGCAGGCTCAGGCCGTGGCCGCAGCGCTCGCACCCCGGGGTTAA
- a CDS encoding helicase HerA-like domain-containing protein: protein MGDNTAAQEIASGYATEGAALELGAVLVDGVVDPTARVRIPFATLNRHGLVAGATGTGKTKTLQGLAEQLSNAGVPVLLADVKGDLSGLSRPGEPGPKIDARARDTGDDWTPTAYPVEFLSLGGTSSAVPIRATITQFGPILLSKVLDLNDTQESTLGLIFHWADKQGLPLLDTKDLRAVIQHLTSDEGKADLKGIGGVSSATAGVILRALVNLEAAGGEDFFGEPEFEPSDLIRLVEGKGVVTLLELADQAANPRLFSTFLMWLLAELYEELPEAGDLDKPKLVFFFDEAHLLFNDASKAFLERIEQTVKLIRSKGVGVFFCTQLPTDVPNNVLSQLGARIQHALRAFTPEDQTALRKTVKTYPNTKHYDMEEALTSLGTGEAIVTVLSERGAPTPVAWSRMRAPRSLMAAIGEDAVTAAATASPLFGKYGTTVDRESAYEKLTAKIAEVPPPPAPADAPPAREERREREEPGFVEKAFGSPVVKSFLRSAASALGREITRGMFGTRRRR from the coding sequence GTGGGGGACAACACCGCAGCACAGGAGATCGCGTCCGGCTACGCCACCGAGGGGGCGGCGCTGGAACTGGGGGCCGTCCTGGTCGACGGCGTCGTGGACCCGACGGCGCGGGTGCGCATCCCGTTCGCCACCCTGAACCGGCACGGGCTCGTCGCGGGCGCCACCGGAACCGGCAAGACGAAGACGCTGCAGGGCCTGGCCGAGCAGCTCTCGAACGCCGGCGTCCCGGTGCTGCTGGCCGACGTCAAGGGCGACCTGTCCGGGCTGTCGCGGCCCGGCGAGCCCGGCCCGAAGATCGACGCGCGGGCGCGGGACACCGGCGACGACTGGACGCCCACCGCGTACCCCGTGGAGTTCCTGTCACTGGGTGGCACGAGCTCCGCGGTGCCGATCCGGGCGACGATCACGCAGTTCGGCCCGATCCTGCTGAGCAAGGTGCTCGACCTCAACGACACGCAGGAGTCGACGCTCGGCCTGATCTTCCACTGGGCCGACAAGCAGGGCCTGCCGCTGCTCGACACCAAGGACCTGCGTGCGGTCATCCAGCACCTCACCAGCGACGAGGGCAAGGCCGACCTCAAGGGCATCGGCGGCGTCTCATCCGCCACGGCCGGGGTCATCCTGCGCGCACTGGTCAACCTGGAGGCCGCGGGCGGCGAGGACTTCTTCGGCGAGCCCGAGTTCGAGCCGTCCGACCTGATCCGCCTGGTCGAGGGCAAGGGTGTCGTCACGCTGCTGGAGCTGGCCGACCAGGCCGCCAACCCGCGCCTGTTCTCCACATTCCTCATGTGGCTGCTCGCCGAGCTCTACGAGGAGCTGCCCGAGGCGGGCGACCTCGACAAGCCCAAGCTCGTCTTCTTCTTCGACGAGGCGCACCTGCTGTTCAACGACGCGTCGAAGGCGTTCCTGGAGCGCATCGAGCAGACCGTGAAGCTCATCCGGTCCAAGGGCGTCGGCGTCTTCTTCTGCACCCAGCTGCCCACCGACGTGCCCAACAACGTCCTCAGCCAGCTCGGTGCGCGCATCCAGCACGCCCTGCGCGCGTTCACCCCCGAGGACCAGACGGCGCTGCGCAAGACCGTCAAGACCTACCCGAACACGAAGCACTACGACATGGAGGAGGCGCTCACCTCTCTCGGCACCGGCGAGGCGATCGTCACGGTGCTCTCCGAGCGCGGGGCGCCGACCCCCGTCGCGTGGTCCCGGATGCGGGCCCCGCGGTCGCTGATGGCGGCGATCGGGGAGGACGCAGTCACCGCCGCGGCCACGGCGTCGCCCCTGTTCGGGAAGTACGGCACGACCGTCGACCGCGAGTCGGCCTACGAGAAGTTGACGGCGAAGATCGCCGAGGTGCCGCCGCCCCCCGCCCCGGCCGACGCGCCGCCCGCCCGCGAGGAGCGTCGCGAGCGCGAGGAGCCGGGGTTCGTGGAGAAGGCGTTCGGTTCGCCGGTCGTGAAGTCGTTCCTGCGCTCCGCGGCCAGCGCGCTGGGACGAGAGATCACCCGCGGGATGTTCGGGACGCGCCGCAGGCGCTGA